The Gallus gallus isolate bGalGal1 chromosome 3, bGalGal1.mat.broiler.GRCg7b, whole genome shotgun sequence genome window below encodes:
- the CNR1 gene encoding cannabinoid receptor 1 isoform X2: MRISSDVLFHPPSLFETNKTEVMKSILDGLADTTFRTITTDLLYVGSNDIQYEDMKGDMASKLGYYPQKFPLSSFRGDPFQEKMTAGDDPLLSIIPSDQINITEFYNKSLSTFKENEENIQCGENFMDMECFMILNPSQQLAIAVLSLTLGTFTVLENLLVLCVILHSRSLRCRPSYHFIGSLAVADLLGSVIFVYSFVDFHVFHRKDSPNVFLFKLGGVTASFTASVGSLFLTAIDRYISIHRPLAYKRIVTRPKAVVAFCVMWTIAIVIAVLPLLGWNCKKLNSVCSDIFPLIDETYLMFWIGVTSVLLLFIVYAYMYILWKAHSHAVRMLQRGTQKSIIIQSTEDGKVQITRPDQTRMDIRLAKTLVLILVVLIICWGPLLAIMVYDVFGKMNKLIKTVFAFCSMLCLLNSTVNPIIYALRSKDLRHAFRSMFPTCEGTAQPLDNSMESDCQHKHANNAGNVHRAAESCIKSTVKIAKVTMSVSTDTTAEAL, from the exons ATGAG GATTTCCTCAGATGTCTTGTTCCATCCTCCAAGTCTCTTTGAAACCAACAAGACTGAGGTTATGAAGTCAATCCTAGATGGCCTTGCAGATACAACTTTCCGAACAATTACGACAGATCTCCTTTACGTGGGCTCCAACGATATCCAGTACGAAGACATGAAAGGCGACATGGCATCCAAGCTGGGATACTACCCCCAGAagttccctctctcctcctttagGGGTGATCCTTTCCAAGAAAAAATGACTGCAGGAGATGATCCCCTGCTAAGCATTATTCCCTCAGACCAGATCAATATCACAGAGTTTTACAACAAATCCTTGTCCACGTTTAAGGAAAATGAGGAGAACATACAGTGTGGGGAGAACTTCATGGATATGGAGTGCTTTATGATCCTAAaccccagccagcagctggccATCGCTGTGCTGTCGCTCACCCTGGGCACCTTCACGGTCCTAGAGAACCTCCTGGTCCTGTGTGTTATCCTCCACTCCCGAAGCCTGCGATGTAGACCCTCTTATCATTTCATAGGCAGCCTGGCTGTGGCCGACCTCCTGGGCAGCGTGATTTTTGTCTACAGTTTTGTTGATTTCCATGTTTTCCACCGGAAGGACAGCCCCAACGTCTTCTTGTTCAAGCTGGGTGGAGTTACAGCCTCCTTCACTGCCTCCGTAGGTAGCCTTTTTCTCACGGCAATAGACCGGTACATATCTATACACAGGCCACTAGCTTACAAAAGGATTGTAACCCGACCAAAGGCTGTCGTTGCGTTTTGTGTGATGTGGACCATCGCCATTGTAATAGCTGTTCTTCCGCTGCTCGGCTGGAACTGCAAAAAGCTCAACTCTGTGTGTTCAGACATATTCCCTCTCATCGATGAGACGTACCTGATGTTCTGGATTGGGGTCACCAGCGTCCTCTTGCTGTTCATTGTCTATGCCTATATGTACATACTGTGGAAGGCGCACAGCCACGCTGTTCGCATGCTTCAGCGCGGCACGCAGAAAAGCATAATCATTCAGAGTACGGAGGATGGTAAAGTACAGATCACTAGACCTGATCAAACTCGTATGGACATCAGGTTAGCCAAAACCTTGGTCCTTATTCTAGTCGTTTTAATCATATGCTGGGGCCCTCTCCTCGCCATAATGGTGTACGATGTCTTTGGGAAAATGAACAAGCTCATCAAGACTGTCTTTGCCTTCTGTAGCATGCTCTGTCTGCTGAATTCGACAGTGAATCCCATCATCTACGCTCTGAGGAGCAAGGACTTGCGACATGCCTTCCGGAGCATGTTCCCCACCTGCGAAGGGACTGCACAGCCTCTGGATAACAGCATGGAGTCTGACTGCCAGCACAAACACGCCAACAACGCGGGAAACGTGCACagggctgctgagagctgcattAAGAGCACAGTTAAGATTGCCAAAGTGACCATGTCTGTCTCCACAGACACGACTGCTGAAGCATTGTAA
- the CNR1 gene encoding cannabinoid receptor 1 isoform X3, translating into MALIFSSTFFSCLVLPSLRVTFLRLCSFHEGIETSSCVLKQYCSSPYGIRISSDVLFHPPSLFETNKTEVMKSILDGLADTTFRTITTDLLYVGSNDIQYEDMKGDMASKLGYYPQKFPLSSFRGDPFQEKMTAGDDPLLSIIPSDQINITEFYNKSLSTFKENEENIQCGENFMDMECFMILNPSQQLAIAVLSLTLGTFTVLENLLVLCVILHSRSLRCRPSYHFIGSLAVADLLGSVIFVYSFVDFHVFHRKDSPNVFLFKLGGVTASFTASVGSLFLTAIDRYISIHRPLAYKRIVTRPKAVVAFCVMWTIAIVIAVLPLLGWNCKKLNSVCSDIFPLIDETYLMFWIGVTSVLLLFIVYAYMYILWKAHSHAVRMLQRGTQKSIIIQSTEDGKVQITRPDQTRMDIRLAKTLVLILVVLIICWGPLLAIMVYDVFGKMNKLIKTVFAFCSMLCLLNSTVNPIIYALRSKDLRHAFRSMFPTCEGTAQPLDNSMESDCQHKHANNAGNVHRAAESCIKSTVKIAKVTMSVSTDTTAEAL; encoded by the exons ATGGCTCTCATCTTCtcctcaacatttttttcttgcttggtGTTGCCGAGTCTCAGAGTGACATTTCTCAGGCTCTGTTCCTTTCACGAAGGCATAGAAACCTCGTCCTGTGTGTTGAAGCAGTATTGTTCATCACCGTATGGGATAAG GATTTCCTCAGATGTCTTGTTCCATCCTCCAAGTCTCTTTGAAACCAACAAGACTGAGGTTATGAAGTCAATCCTAGATGGCCTTGCAGATACAACTTTCCGAACAATTACGACAGATCTCCTTTACGTGGGCTCCAACGATATCCAGTACGAAGACATGAAAGGCGACATGGCATCCAAGCTGGGATACTACCCCCAGAagttccctctctcctcctttagGGGTGATCCTTTCCAAGAAAAAATGACTGCAGGAGATGATCCCCTGCTAAGCATTATTCCCTCAGACCAGATCAATATCACAGAGTTTTACAACAAATCCTTGTCCACGTTTAAGGAAAATGAGGAGAACATACAGTGTGGGGAGAACTTCATGGATATGGAGTGCTTTATGATCCTAAaccccagccagcagctggccATCGCTGTGCTGTCGCTCACCCTGGGCACCTTCACGGTCCTAGAGAACCTCCTGGTCCTGTGTGTTATCCTCCACTCCCGAAGCCTGCGATGTAGACCCTCTTATCATTTCATAGGCAGCCTGGCTGTGGCCGACCTCCTGGGCAGCGTGATTTTTGTCTACAGTTTTGTTGATTTCCATGTTTTCCACCGGAAGGACAGCCCCAACGTCTTCTTGTTCAAGCTGGGTGGAGTTACAGCCTCCTTCACTGCCTCCGTAGGTAGCCTTTTTCTCACGGCAATAGACCGGTACATATCTATACACAGGCCACTAGCTTACAAAAGGATTGTAACCCGACCAAAGGCTGTCGTTGCGTTTTGTGTGATGTGGACCATCGCCATTGTAATAGCTGTTCTTCCGCTGCTCGGCTGGAACTGCAAAAAGCTCAACTCTGTGTGTTCAGACATATTCCCTCTCATCGATGAGACGTACCTGATGTTCTGGATTGGGGTCACCAGCGTCCTCTTGCTGTTCATTGTCTATGCCTATATGTACATACTGTGGAAGGCGCACAGCCACGCTGTTCGCATGCTTCAGCGCGGCACGCAGAAAAGCATAATCATTCAGAGTACGGAGGATGGTAAAGTACAGATCACTAGACCTGATCAAACTCGTATGGACATCAGGTTAGCCAAAACCTTGGTCCTTATTCTAGTCGTTTTAATCATATGCTGGGGCCCTCTCCTCGCCATAATGGTGTACGATGTCTTTGGGAAAATGAACAAGCTCATCAAGACTGTCTTTGCCTTCTGTAGCATGCTCTGTCTGCTGAATTCGACAGTGAATCCCATCATCTACGCTCTGAGGAGCAAGGACTTGCGACATGCCTTCCGGAGCATGTTCCCCACCTGCGAAGGGACTGCACAGCCTCTGGATAACAGCATGGAGTCTGACTGCCAGCACAAACACGCCAACAACGCGGGAAACGTGCACagggctgctgagagctgcattAAGAGCACAGTTAAGATTGCCAAAGTGACCATGTCTGTCTCCACAGACACGACTGCTGAAGCATTGTAA
- the CNR1 gene encoding cannabinoid receptor 1 isoform X1 has product MKSILDGLADTTFRTITTDLLYVGSNDIQYEDMKGDMASKLGYYPQKFPLSSFRGDPFQEKMTAGDDPLLSIIPSDQINITEFYNKSLSTFKENEENIQCGENFMDMECFMILNPSQQLAIAVLSLTLGTFTVLENLLVLCVILHSRSLRCRPSYHFIGSLAVADLLGSVIFVYSFVDFHVFHRKDSPNVFLFKLGGVTASFTASVGSLFLTAIDRYISIHRPLAYKRIVTRPKAVVAFCVMWTIAIVIAVLPLLGWNCKKLNSVCSDIFPLIDETYLMFWIGVTSVLLLFIVYAYMYILWKAHSHAVRMLQRGTQKSIIIQSTEDGKVQITRPDQTRMDIRLAKTLVLILVVLIICWGPLLAIMVYDVFGKMNKLIKTVFAFCSMLCLLNSTVNPIIYALRSKDLRHAFRSMFPTCEGTAQPLDNSMESDCQHKHANNAGNVHRAAESCIKSTVKIAKVTMSVSTDTTAEAL; this is encoded by the coding sequence ATGAAGTCAATCCTAGATGGCCTTGCAGATACAACTTTCCGAACAATTACGACAGATCTCCTTTACGTGGGCTCCAACGATATCCAGTACGAAGACATGAAAGGCGACATGGCATCCAAGCTGGGATACTACCCCCAGAagttccctctctcctcctttagGGGTGATCCTTTCCAAGAAAAAATGACTGCAGGAGATGATCCCCTGCTAAGCATTATTCCCTCAGACCAGATCAATATCACAGAGTTTTACAACAAATCCTTGTCCACGTTTAAGGAAAATGAGGAGAACATACAGTGTGGGGAGAACTTCATGGATATGGAGTGCTTTATGATCCTAAaccccagccagcagctggccATCGCTGTGCTGTCGCTCACCCTGGGCACCTTCACGGTCCTAGAGAACCTCCTGGTCCTGTGTGTTATCCTCCACTCCCGAAGCCTGCGATGTAGACCCTCTTATCATTTCATAGGCAGCCTGGCTGTGGCCGACCTCCTGGGCAGCGTGATTTTTGTCTACAGTTTTGTTGATTTCCATGTTTTCCACCGGAAGGACAGCCCCAACGTCTTCTTGTTCAAGCTGGGTGGAGTTACAGCCTCCTTCACTGCCTCCGTAGGTAGCCTTTTTCTCACGGCAATAGACCGGTACATATCTATACACAGGCCACTAGCTTACAAAAGGATTGTAACCCGACCAAAGGCTGTCGTTGCGTTTTGTGTGATGTGGACCATCGCCATTGTAATAGCTGTTCTTCCGCTGCTCGGCTGGAACTGCAAAAAGCTCAACTCTGTGTGTTCAGACATATTCCCTCTCATCGATGAGACGTACCTGATGTTCTGGATTGGGGTCACCAGCGTCCTCTTGCTGTTCATTGTCTATGCCTATATGTACATACTGTGGAAGGCGCACAGCCACGCTGTTCGCATGCTTCAGCGCGGCACGCAGAAAAGCATAATCATTCAGAGTACGGAGGATGGTAAAGTACAGATCACTAGACCTGATCAAACTCGTATGGACATCAGGTTAGCCAAAACCTTGGTCCTTATTCTAGTCGTTTTAATCATATGCTGGGGCCCTCTCCTCGCCATAATGGTGTACGATGTCTTTGGGAAAATGAACAAGCTCATCAAGACTGTCTTTGCCTTCTGTAGCATGCTCTGTCTGCTGAATTCGACAGTGAATCCCATCATCTACGCTCTGAGGAGCAAGGACTTGCGACATGCCTTCCGGAGCATGTTCCCCACCTGCGAAGGGACTGCACAGCCTCTGGATAACAGCATGGAGTCTGACTGCCAGCACAAACACGCCAACAACGCGGGAAACGTGCACagggctgctgagagctgcattAAGAGCACAGTTAAGATTGCCAAAGTGACCATGTCTGTCTCCACAGACACGACTGCTGAAGCATTGTAA